TCTGCTACGATTGGTAAAGTTGTCGATATGGGACTAACTGATCCCCAAAATATGGGGGCAGCTATGGCTCCCGCGGCAGTAGATACCATTCAAGCTCATTTTCGAGATATGCAGATTGGGCCTGATTATTATGATTTAATCGTTACGGGCGACCTTGGAAAACTTGGCCATTCGATCGCAGGAAAACTCTTGAAAAAGCATGGATTTTCGATTCGAGACGAAGCCTTTACAGATTGTGGATTATTAATTTATCACGACAATCAGGAGGTTTTCTCTGGGGGTAGCGGCTGTGCATGCTGTGCCACTGTTACATATGGTCATTTGCTAAACCGGTTAGCTAATGGGGAATGGAACCGAATTTTGGTTGTAGCAACAGGCGCCCTACTATCGCCGCTCAGCTTTCAACAAAATGAATCGATTCCTTGTGTAGCACACGCTGTAGCTATTGAGAGGGGGGGAAATGAGTGAGCATCTTTATTTGGGCATTTATTGTTGGAGGCATCATCTGTGTCATCGGTCAATTATTGATGGATGTTGCCAAATTAACACCTGCTCATACCATGTCTACCCTAGTGGTAGTTGGAGCTATTATGGATGGACTAGGTTGGTATGAACCGTTAATCAAATGGGCCGGAGCCGGTGTTACGGTCCCCATTACAAGTTTTGGGAATGCTCTAGTACATGGGGCTTTGGAAGAAATGCAACGGGATGGTATTGTCGGGATTATTACAGGCATTTTTGAAGTAACCAGTGCAGGTATTTCGGCAGCCATTATTTTTGGTTTTTTAGGCGCAGTTGTATTTAAACCAAAGAGTTAGAGACATACTAAATCAGGAGGTGATATCGATGACAGTAGCTTCTTCAGTAAAACAAACCCTGGCTAGCTTAAAAGGTGCACAGGCCGATTTAGAAACCTTTGCATTAAGTACACAAAATAAACAAGCAAAGCAAGCTTTTACAAAATCTGCCGAACAAGCACAAACCATTATTGACCAACTGGAATCTCGTGTTCAACAGTTAGAACAAGAGGAACCTCAGTATAAGGGCTTCTAGCCTATCACACAAAAAAGAGGTAAGGGGGCTGGTTAATACCATCCCTTTTTACCCTCTTTCTTTTTGTAAATAAAGCATTTCATAAAATACCTTGCTAGCATCTACAAATTCTACGGAGGATTTGTCAGTTGCGCTTTTCTTACACTGGGATCGTAAATTCTATAACAGCACCGCCAGACTCACTGTGATTATAGGCCTTCATTGCTCCTATCGTCAAACCCTTTTCTTTAGTGGAGCTAATCGCTAGAATTCATGCTCATATTCGAAGGGAGGAAAGAGGGAAAATACCTTCTGAGAAAATCCATTTTATCAGTCATAACATTGTGCTTGATGAGGAGAAATGGAGTTGAAATCGAACTGACGAAAAAGGAGTTTGATATTATCGAGCTTTTAGCAACAAATCCTGGACAAGTCTTTTCGAAAGAACAAATTTTTGAAAAAATCTGGGGGTACGATAGCGACAGAATGTTACGACGGTAACAGAGCATATTAAGCGGATTAGAGCAAAAATTTATGACACATGCGCAATCCTTTGATTGTATTAAAACAGTGTGGGGGAACAATTTAATCCGTCTAAAGGATACGTTATTCCATTAATTTTAGTCGAATATAAGCCCCATCTCACCTGATAGAGCAAAAAGGTCAGGATTGGAAAAAACATCATAATTCCAAACATGATTTGTGTACTTTTCCTTATACCTGCTTGATCGAAATAGGTCTTACATAAGCCATTCGCAGGTTGCCACGCCGATATTCTTCGTTAAAACTTAATGAAAAGAACACGATCGTAATAGCATTACATGCGGTAAGAAGCATCTCTTGTAAACTAGTAATATGAAAATTCATGTTGGAGCTAAAAGCCACTTCTGTCAGCTTAACTTTTGCATTCGTTTCCAGCGAAAACGTGCATGTAAGCCAAACAATAAAAGGAACCGCGATAAAACAAAGAACATTTGCCTTCCTCAAAACTTTTCCCATTCGTACATAAATACAGAACGAAACATAAAAAAACCTCCACCACGATTGGTATCATTCTGACATTAATTTCATAAAAGTATCTTCAAGCGTCATTCCCTCCTCCATCTGCTCAAGAAGTGCTTTATCGTCGCCATACCATATCATCTTGCCTTTCCTTATAATCACATACCGGTTGCATTTTTTTTGAAGTTCATCAAGTAAATAGCTATAAAGAATGTAATACCGAGGCTTTCTTTTAGTCTCGTGATTAGTTCTCTTAGCTCTCTCATCCCCATAGGGTCGAGTCCGTTTGCAGGTTCATCCAATATGACAATGCGAGGGTTATTTAATAGTGATTGAGCAATTCCTAACCGTTGCTTCATTCCCAGCGAATACGTTTTGACTTTGTCATTTCCCTTGTGCTCCTTTCTTTTTTTCAATTAAAGCAAATAAAAATCAACTTTTTATCAACTAGAAAAAATATGTTCACCACTGATCTGAATGTGAATAAATAAAAACCGAGCCTTATGGAAAAGGTCTCGGTTTTTATTCCTTGATTTTTGAACGTCATTTCCTCAGTGTTTCGTTTTCTGTTGATCCTCTGGCTGTTTTTCAATAAACTTGCTAACCCACTTGTCTTTTACCCAATTTAGCTCAATTGCAGCCTTATTTCCATTTTCTCTCTTCCAAATCAGATACCCTCTCTTTTGAGTCGGGTGGACAAGTAGTAATGGAATAATATCCCCTCGTATTCGATGTTTAATTAGCTCTCCTTCTGCTATTTCCAATAAGTAAGCCGCTTCAATTGGATTGCCAAGGCTCTTTGGAGGCTGATGGAGCAATCCCCTCATTTCGAAGTAACCAATCGTTACCCAGTTTGGTTGGTTCAAAGCAAAAGCCTCCCGTGTTTCATTCCACGCTGTCTGAATCTTATGCTCCACTTCCTCACTTCTTGCTGCCGTACGTTTGAATGCAATTTGTAACAACTCCCCCTGTGCATCCAGTGTGACAAAATAAGTATCGTACGATGAAGTCTCTGGCAGATTCACAGGTTTAAATTGGACAATAGAGCTCAGAATTACATTCGTTGGTTTCTTTCCTTCTATACCACCAATTTGTGCAGCAGATTCAACGTGAGAAGCAGTGTAATCCTGTGTGATTTTCTCATCGATACGCTTCAGCCACAAGGTAGCTTTCTTTTGAGCTTCAGAAACAGACAAGGCCGTTTGGGAATCTGATTCCTGCTTAATGCGATTAAATGATTTCAATTGTCCTGTAATCTTGTCTATCTCCATAGAAGCGATTTTGTTTTCTCCCTTTTCTAGAGTTACATCATAGATATGTTTTTCTGCAAAATCGATTTTCTCCTCTATCTCAACCTTGGAATACAACTGCAATTCCGGAAATACTGTCAAAAATTTCCGAAAGGTAACTCTTGCAGGAGCTGACATTGCATCTAATGGTGAGATTAGTTTCATTTTGCCAGACGTTTCCTGTGAGGCATTCAGGTTAATACTACCTGTTGACTGAAGAGCAGGTAACATTAAAGTGTTATTTTTATATAACATGAAACAAATGCATAATATGGCTACACATGTGGCCCCCCATTTAATACGATGTCCCATCCGATTCATAGCTCTTCGCTGTTGAACTTTTCTTCCAATCATTTTTTGAATCTCTTGACTCTTCTGCCTATCTAAAGCATAACGAGGCATATTTTGTAATTGATCATACAGCTTTTTTTGCTCATGAGAAAGATTCATGTCTAATTCCTCCCTTTGCAGAATGGAGCAGTTCTTTTTCCAGTTGTTTCATTGCCCTGTGCATCGTGACATTTACCCTCGTTTGACTCCATCCTAATATTTCAGCGGTTTCAGCTCCGGTTAGACGCTGAATTCCTCTCAGTATCACAACGTCGCGATAAGCTTTTTTTAGCTTGCTGATTGCTGTATGTAGCTCCCTGCTTTCTTCGCTTGCTTCCAGAGCCTCGTCTGGCGTTTTTTGAGTTGAGATAAGATGGTGGAATAGTTTCCCACTTAGTAGCTTTTTTACCTTTTTCTTTCGGTAAAAGTCAATCGCAGCATGTCGTGCAATGCTAAAGAGCCATGTTTTGGGATTAGACTTGTACTCAAAACGATGTAAATTGGTTAATACTTTGATAAACACCTCCTGCACCAAATCCTCGACATCTGTTCTTCCTGTGTAATAGACAAGGTAATTGTAAATATCATTTTTGTAATGAACAAATAAGCGTTCGACCTCATGATTGCACTCCACATTTCTTCACTCCAATTTAATTAATACACAAATTAGACGGACGATCTTTTTGTTTTATTACAACAAGATAAAAAAACCGTATAGATTCTATCTACACGGTTTTGCTAAACGAAACAAGCGATCATATATTATGTTAATACCATTACATTTCATTTAATACCTTTACACCTTTTACAATATTCCAAATGAAATAGTAAATCATTACAATTGCAGTAATACCATAGGTAGCGATGATACTAAATCCCACTGCTGTCTCTGTTCCTTGATTCAAGCCAATGGTTCCTGATACTACAAGGCCAATAACTAGGGTTACATACGGAATAAGATGCGTCCACAGCGCTTTTTTAGCATGAACTTTAACCGCATGGTCACCTACGAAATAAACAATAATCGGTAATAAAAATGGAGCAAAAAAGACACTTAAGTAGCATAAAGAAGATAAAATATGATTTCCTTTCATAACATTCACCTCAACTGATTTCTTATGCTACTATTATTGCATTTACCTTCTATTTTAACTATCGAATAACCTTACGCAAATATAACAAATTTGTAAGGTTCACCTACTGTTATATTCTATCATGTAAAACATACCTCCTCAGAGGGAAGCTCAGTTGATTTGATCCTCTGTTATCGTGTCGTTATTTGTGATTAGATAGAGTTTTTACACTTACTTTTAATGGCGTTATGATGTTTTGTAATACTTGTTGACGAATTTAGTCAACAACTTGCCAACAACTCCTTAATTATATTCATTTACGTATCTTGAAGTGATTAGTAAAAGAAAAAGTCGTTTCCTGAATTTATGTCCAATACGCTTCTTTCTAGTCTCGAATGTCTCTTTTCTCTTTCTGCAAAACGATCGCGGTCAACGGACTTTGATAACAAAGTCGAGAATAAACCCCGACTTTTTTAAATAGTTCGTAATATTGTTCGACTTCATCACTTACTAAAATACGGAAAACGCCCGTATCTGTTTTCTTATCTCGCTGGAAGTCTATCGCCCCGCCAAATCATCAAAATGTTGAATAGCAGCCTCGTTTTCATATCAATATTGCGGCAGACATTTTCTATCTCTCTCTAGGATCGTGGTCAACCGTACGGCATTTTATCCCTATTTTTGTCCTACTTTTTGTTGGATTCTGTTTGTCGGATTCTATTTGATTAGCCTTTCAATCAAATACAACCCCCCCCTTAAGGCTGTTCTTGTACTACAGTATTTGTCTATTGACCCCCTTCTGCAGACATGGCATCTGCCTTTGTTTTATGAACAGTACCATATGGATGCTCAGGCGGAGCATAGATAACGTAAATTTTCAGTGGCTTCTTCCCCGTATTGGTTACATTGTGCCATGTTCCAGCTGGTATCATAATTGCATAACCATCATAGGCCATTTTTTGAAAGTCTAATTTATCTTTGCTATTCCCCATTTGAACAAGTCCCTGGCCTTCTTCAATGCGTATGAATTGATCAGTATTCGGATGGACTTCTAAACCAATGTCATCTCCAACATTAATACTCATCAGCGTCACTTGGAAGTGCTTCCCTGTCCATAAAGCGGTGCGGTAAGTATTGTTTTGCTTAGCAGCTTTCGCAATATTCACTACAAATGGTTTTGATCCATAATCTTTTAAAAGGATGCTTCTATAATAAGGATTCCCGTTGTTATTCCAATTGTAATAATTCGGATACCAATTATAACCCCAATTATGGTTATAACTTGGATTATTCCATTGATAGTAATTGCATGGTCTAGGGTACATACTCATTCTCCTCCCGAGATTTCTATATTTTTCTTTTATCCTATGCAATTGCCTATTTATCGGAATGCAAAATGGGCATTAATGGGCAGGAGCCTGTAGCCTAATCATTTGTGAAACTATTGTACTTTTCATATCGTTATTGAAGAAACTGCCCTCATGAGGAATAACTTACATTTTTCCGATGGCTTTAGGAAGGCAGCATAACACCGCTGAAAGGGAAACACCGTCCAATATAATAAAATAAAAATCGGCTATTGGATAGGTTTTTAAGAATTAGTAAAACCTAGGACATAAACAGCTACATGTTAGAAAGATCAAATCCGTAGGGTGGTGATTATAATGGACTCAAGAAAACGTTCCTCAAAGGAAGAACCAACAATAGCTCCAAGTATGAACGGTCATGATCCACTTGAAGAAAAAGCGAGCGCTGATGAGGTAGAAAAAGGAGAGTATACTTCCGTCACTAAGCTTTTTCTTGACCGCACTCCAGAAGATTAGAAACGGGTAACATGTCCGTTTCTTTTTTTGTCCTCATCATATCTTGCGTCAAGATCGGCTGTGGTTTAGCAGTATAAATTGTTAGCGAGACACCCGTTCATTTTTTTATGCTTGTAACACGTGTTTAAAAAGTCTCATCCGAGCTTTATGGTAAATGCTACTCCCCCCTCCTAGCAGAAGACAACCATGAAAACAATTTATAACAGAGTCCGCATTTCCTACAGTTTTATAATAAGCTAACAGACAAATCAGTTTATTCCCGGGATATATTGGAAAGGGTCATTCGTGCAGTAACGCTAGAAGAATCACGGACGAATCCAAATGTGCCCAAGGACCTGTTTCAGGATTTTGATATTAGCTATCTAGTGACCGATGTAGATTATTGGGTAAAGCGTCCGTCAGCTGCATTTTTTGCAGATTGCTGCAATGAATTCTGGTGGGTCTCTACTTATGTAGCAAAAGGATTATGGAGAAGAGAAATTCTTTACGCCCTGGACCACCTTAACAGATATGTGAGGCCGATGCTGTTGACAATGCTGGAATGGAAGGTTGGTATCCAAACGGACTTTTCAATTAGTGTAGGAAAAAATAGCAAATATTTGGAGAAATATCTTTCAGAGCAATGCTGGGAATCCCTTCTATCCACCTATGCCGATGGGAGCTACGAAGGTTCATGGAAAGCGCTCTTTACGATGGGGGAATTATTTCGAAGTACAGCAAAATATGTAGCAGATCACTTGCACTATACCTATCCTCAGGATGATGATCAGCGTGTTACGGCTTTTTTAAAGCATGTCCAAACATTGCCCTTGGATGCCACCAAAATCTACTGATTTTTAGGTACTTTACAGGGCTTATGTTTGCGTGCTTTGTTTGTACAAAAAAATCTGCCGTATCGACAGATTTATTTTCCGTAATGTGCGCGCCAAAACTAAAGCACTTCATTTCTATTATAGAAATGGTGCGTTACTGTTAGCCTCAAATCGTTTTTGATCAGTTTCTCCCTAAGAGGTCACTGCACACTATAGATTTACTTTATCGTATTTAACATGAAACAAAATACTGTACAAGTTACCATCTAGACTTTAAGGGAAGTCCTTTTTAGGCTCCCCGTTAGACTTAGCGGTTAACTGATACTGGTACTGGTTTTGATCTAGATGTAACATGTCTTGTAAGCATCATATAGTATTTTTACACAATCATTTCCCGTTGTTACATCATCTATTCAAAAGCTTAGAGCTCATACTGCAATAATGGCAGCATCCTATCTTTCCACACAGTAGAAGGTATTTCTCCTATTTGTCTAGCTCCCATTTTTAAATAAAATCCTTTTGCATGAGGATCGCTGTCAATCGTAAATTTGTCTATTCCTAATTCAATTGCTTTTTCTTTTACAAAGCTCCATAAAATGCTACCGTATCCCTGCCCCTTATAGTCCCGATGCATGTAAAGGAAATCGAGGCTATCAAGCTTTTTCCTCACAAATGAAAAAAAGCCAATGACTCTGCCTTCCTTTTCTAGCACATAAACATGATTTTTTTCTATGTATGCTTGGTTTATGGTTAAGTCCTCTTTACAAGCTAAAATAAACGCCTCGTCATAATCCCATGTTGCCTTAGAATCTAGAGCAAGTTGGCTTAGTTCCTCTGCTTCCGATACAAGGGCCTCTCTAAGTATCATCACCCATTCACCCCCAGGTATATCTTGTGTCTACACTCGACTAGAAACAATTATCATCAGCTCAGTAGTTTCTTCCATAGTTCATCATAGTCGCCATTTACTCGTAAATTTTTGAGTTCTTCATCGGTGCTTGCTATTGGTATATCTCGCTTTGTTGCTATTGATCCTACATGATTTTTACAATACGTTGATCTAGCTATTATTTGAATGTCTTTGCTTTCTCGATTAGGAATCGCACACTGAATGTAAGAGGCATTTGCTTCACATTGAATACATGTTAAGTTAGTTGGAATGAGTTGCAATGGTTTTAATAGTTCAACGTTTACGTATGCTTTCTTGTCTGACATTTGATTCCTCCAATATTTCATTATGACTGTTTTATATTTGTATGATCTTCATTCATTCTATCTTTACATATTGTATGTCGCTATTGACAATAGTCTACTATATGAGCATGTAACATTTGGAATTTATATAATCTTATATTATAATTCTTTATATGTAAAATAGGTGTTTTCATCATTTCTATTTTTTCTCATATCAATATCAATGATACGGAGTGTTTCTAGAAGTCCGTATCATTGATCGTTTGTAAAACACAAATCCTCTTCGTGTATACATATTTCATCAAATCATCAAAATCTCCCTGATTTCCTGCTCCGTTAAAGTAGATAAAGCTTCATGACCTGGCTGAATTACTTCCTCAATTAGATTTTTCTTTTTCTGCTGAAGCTCGTACATTTTCTCTTCCACTGTGCCTTGAGTGACCAGACGTAGAACCTGCACTACGTTTTTCTGTCCTATTCGATGGGCACGATCAGCTGCTTGCTGTTCTACAGCTGGGTTCCACCATAGATCATAGAGAATAACCGTGTCTGCCCCGGTCAGGTTCAAGCCAGTGCCACCTGCTTTTAAGGAAAGAAGAAACAATTCTCGCTCCCCTTCATTAAATCTGTTACACAGCTCAACCCGTTCAGCAGCGGGTGTACTCCCATCCAAATAAAAGTACGGTACCCCCAAATACCCCAGCTCACGACCAATTAATCCAAGCATCTGGGTAAATTGAGAGAACACCAGTATTCGTTTCCCAGCGCTTAGGCACTCTTGAATAACCTCTAGCAATTGTTCAAGCTTGGCGGAGCTTCCTGCGTAGTCCTCGACAAACAGAGCAGGATGACAGCATATCTGGCGAAGCCTAGTCAAACCAGCTAGAATTTTAATCTTGTTTTTCTGAAAGTCATCCTCATCCAAATGTTTTAATGTCTCCTCCTGTAATTTTGCCAGATAGGCGACATATAATTTTTTCTGATCTGGTAGAAGCGCAGACGCTTGCAGTGATTCAATCTTTTCGGGGAGTTCCTTTAATACATCGGTTTTCACGCGGCGTAATATAAACGGTCGAATTTTTTTAGCTACCACTTCTTGCGTTACATTATGGAACGCCTTTCTATTCTGAAAGAGTTCTGGGAACACGGCGTCAAAGATCGACCACAATTCCTCCAGTTTGTTTTCCACAGGTGTTCCAGTAAGAGCAAAGCGATACTTGGCCTGAATTTCCTTTACTGCCTGTGCCGTTTGAGTGACGTAATTTTTGA
The nucleotide sequence above comes from Brevibacillus laterosporus LMG 15441. Encoded proteins:
- a CDS encoding GNAT family N-acetyltransferase encodes the protein MILREALVSEAEELSQLALDSKATWDYDEAFILACKEDLTINQAYIEKNHVYVLEKEGRVIGFFSFVRKKLDSLDFLYMHRDYKGQGYGSILWSFVKEKAIELGIDKFTIDSDPHAKGFYLKMGARQIGEIPSTVWKDRMLPLLQYEL
- a CDS encoding DUF1657 domain-containing protein, whose protein sequence is MTVASSVKQTLASLKGAQADLETFALSTQNKQAKQAFTKSAEQAQTIIDQLESRVQQLEQEEPQYKGF
- a CDS encoding aminoglycoside 6-adenylyltransferase, with the protein product MERVIRAVTLEESRTNPNVPKDLFQDFDISYLVTDVDYWVKRPSAAFFADCCNEFWWVSTYVAKGLWRREILYALDHLNRYVRPMLLTMLEWKVGIQTDFSISVGKNSKYLEKYLSEQCWESLLSTYADGSYEGSWKALFTMGELFRSTAKYVADHLHYTYPQDDDQRVTAFLKHVQTLPLDATKIY
- the spoVAE gene encoding stage V sporulation protein AE, producing MSIFIWAFIVGGIICVIGQLLMDVAKLTPAHTMSTLVVVGAIMDGLGWYEPLIKWAGAGVTVPITSFGNALVHGALEEMQRDGIVGIITGIFEVTSAGISAAIIFGFLGAVVFKPKS
- a CDS encoding ATP-binding cassette domain-containing protein, with protein sequence MKQRLGIAQSLLNNPRIVILDEPANGLDPMGMRELRELITRLKESLGITFFIAIYLMNFKKNATGM
- a CDS encoding DUF4870 domain-containing protein produces the protein MKGNHILSSLCYLSVFFAPFLLPIIVYFVGDHAVKVHAKKALWTHLIPYVTLVIGLVVSGTIGLNQGTETAVGFSIIATYGITAIVMIYYFIWNIVKGVKVLNEM
- a CDS encoding RNA polymerase sigma factor, with the protein product MECNHEVERLFVHYKNDIYNYLVYYTGRTDVEDLVQEVFIKVLTNLHRFEYKSNPKTWLFSIARHAAIDFYRKKKVKKLLSGKLFHHLISTQKTPDEALEASEESRELHTAISKLKKAYRDVVILRGIQRLTGAETAEILGWSQTRVNVTMHRAMKQLEKELLHSAKGGIRHESFS
- a CDS encoding cupin domain-containing protein, yielding MYPRPCNYYQWNNPSYNHNWGYNWYPNYYNWNNNGNPYYRSILLKDYGSKPFVVNIAKAAKQNNTYRTALWTGKHFQVTLMSINVGDDIGLEVHPNTDQFIRIEEGQGLVQMGNSKDKLDFQKMAYDGYAIMIPAGTWHNVTNTGKKPLKIYVIYAPPEHPYGTVHKTKADAMSAEGGQ
- a CDS encoding winged helix-turn-helix domain-containing protein; its protein translation is MRRNGVEIELTKKEFDIIELLATNPGQVFSKEQIFEKIWGYDSDRMLRR